Proteins encoded together in one uncultured Sphaerochaeta sp. window:
- the hflC gene encoding protease modulator HflC, whose product MSTNTNKKLVTTLVVLVVFIAIFILLGPFYILAEGQQSVITRFGKIVDTEQNAGLKFKMPLVDSVVIYPKKILSWDGAAQRIPTKENQFIWVDTTARWRIADPAKYYETVNTLNNGIFRLNDVLDSSIRTIISENYLNEAVRNSNEINVIEVEEQVQNVESVEDAERLRNLTATVAKQETISIGRDGLSNMMFAQAKQFTDEFGIELIDIVIRQIRYSDDLTESVYQRMIKERNQIAEAYRSYGRGQLAQWQGKTEGEEKQILSEAYAESEKIKGIADAEAAKIYAESYEVDPDFFELWRTLESYRKTVPGLDKILSTDMQYFDMIYGRDAQK is encoded by the coding sequence ATGAGTACAAACACCAATAAGAAACTAGTTACCACCCTGGTAGTCCTCGTTGTCTTCATTGCCATCTTCATCTTGCTTGGTCCTTTCTACATCCTTGCAGAAGGCCAGCAGTCAGTGATTACCCGATTCGGAAAGATTGTTGACACGGAGCAGAATGCAGGACTCAAGTTCAAGATGCCGTTGGTAGACAGCGTGGTAATCTATCCCAAGAAAATACTTTCATGGGATGGGGCTGCACAGAGGATTCCAACCAAGGAGAACCAGTTCATCTGGGTTGATACCACAGCCAGATGGAGAATTGCAGATCCAGCCAAGTACTATGAAACGGTCAATACCCTCAACAATGGTATCTTCAGGCTGAACGATGTGCTTGATTCTTCCATTCGTACCATCATCAGTGAGAACTATCTCAATGAGGCGGTAAGGAACAGTAATGAAATCAATGTCATCGAGGTCGAAGAGCAGGTACAAAATGTAGAGAGCGTCGAGGATGCCGAGAGACTGCGTAACCTTACGGCCACCGTTGCCAAGCAGGAGACGATCAGTATCGGTCGTGATGGCTTGAGCAATATGATGTTTGCCCAGGCAAAACAATTTACCGATGAGTTCGGTATTGAATTGATTGACATCGTCATTCGACAGATTCGCTACAGTGACGATCTCACCGAGAGCGTATATCAGAGAATGATCAAGGAACGTAATCAGATTGCTGAGGCATACCGCTCCTACGGTCGTGGACAACTCGCACAGTGGCAAGGAAAGACTGAGGGAGAAGAGAAACAGATTCTCTCAGAAGCCTATGCCGAGAGTGAGAAGATCAAGGGTATTGCTGATGCTGAAGCTGCAAAGATCTACGCAGAATCCTACGAGGTCGATCCCGATTTCTTCGAATTATGGAGAACATTGGAGTCATACCGCAAGACAGTGCCTGGTCTGGACAAGATTCTCAGCACTGACATGCAGTACTTTGATATGATCTATGGAAGGGATGCTCAAAAATAA
- the rpsR gene encoding 30S ribosomal protein S18, translating to MRDDDNDSMNNDGRNGRDRRGGGRKPSFRKKVCKFCTQNLTPDYKNPDMLRRYITERGKILPARITGCCAKHQRAVTTEIKKARVLAYLPFEKK from the coding sequence ATGCGCGATGACGATAACGATTCCATGAATAATGACGGAAGAAACGGAAGAGATAGAAGAGGGGGCGGACGCAAACCCAGTTTCAGAAAGAAAGTTTGCAAGTTCTGTACCCAGAACCTTACTCCCGATTACAAGAATCCTGATATGCTACGGCGCTACATAACCGAGCGTGGCAAGATTCTTCCTGCCCGTATCACCGGTTGCTGTGCAAAGCACCAGAGGGCTGTTACTACTGAGATCAAGAAGGCACGTGTACTTGCGTACCTTCCGTTTGAGAAGAAGTAA
- a CDS encoding peptidoglycan bridge formation glycyltransferase FemA/FemB family protein: MNMHIQRIATSELSQSGAVFQSSYWAEVKQRSGWKSFAFSVELERSAFTLLVLVKRMAPFCSLAYIPFGPPLSSLKLSQVSVFLEEFAKKIRTFLPKGVFALRYDLPFEEVNDQNVMIFETKRLRTLEQSVQPEGTVRIDLKWGYHAITLGYRERAKRALRKAEQTFQVRVHEGDEASFLEWYDVYLETARRDGFSPRSKKYLHSLMMLSRDDALFTSQLLLAYEGKKIVGGIIVLFSPTEALYLYGASLRFDGISCSYLLQDLAIRLACERKCEVYDLYGIPGPKGRASHLAGLDIFKRSFGGQPYYRSPSTDYLYNRLTWHCYMFFETIRFRSRRSIKSQAEALPSS, translated from the coding sequence ATGAACATGCATATCCAGAGAATAGCAACCAGTGAGCTCTCGCAAAGCGGTGCAGTGTTTCAAAGCAGCTACTGGGCTGAGGTGAAACAGCGCTCCGGGTGGAAGAGCTTTGCGTTCTCAGTTGAGTTGGAGAGGTCAGCCTTTACACTGCTTGTGCTCGTAAAACGGATGGCTCCTTTCTGTTCTCTTGCTTACATTCCCTTTGGCCCTCCGCTCTCATCCCTCAAGCTCAGTCAAGTGAGTGTGTTTTTAGAGGAATTTGCAAAAAAAATACGAACATTCCTTCCAAAAGGAGTGTTTGCTCTTCGCTACGACCTTCCGTTTGAAGAGGTGAATGATCAGAATGTCATGATCTTTGAGACAAAAAGACTCAGGACATTGGAGCAGAGTGTGCAACCTGAAGGAACTGTCAGGATAGACCTCAAGTGGGGGTACCACGCCATAACACTGGGATATCGAGAGAGAGCGAAGCGTGCGCTGAGAAAAGCGGAACAAACATTTCAGGTACGGGTCCATGAGGGTGACGAGGCATCCTTTCTTGAATGGTATGATGTGTATTTGGAAACTGCAAGGAGGGATGGATTCAGCCCCAGGTCAAAAAAATATCTTCATTCCCTGATGATGCTTTCCCGTGATGATGCTCTGTTCACCTCTCAGCTTTTATTGGCATATGAAGGGAAAAAGATTGTCGGGGGAATCATCGTACTCTTCAGTCCTACCGAAGCGCTCTATCTTTATGGGGCATCACTGCGTTTTGATGGCATTTCCTGTTCCTACCTATTGCAGGACTTAGCGATCAGGTTGGCTTGTGAGAGAAAGTGTGAGGTCTATGACCTATATGGGATCCCAGGGCCGAAGGGGAGGGCAAGCCATCTTGCTGGACTGGATATATTCAAACGATCCTTTGGGGGGCAGCCCTATTACCGATCGCCCTCAACAGATTATCTCTACAATCGGCTAACCTGGCATTGTTATATGTTCTTTGAAACAATACGGTTTCGCTCCAGAAGGAGTATCAAGAGCCAAGCAGAAGCCCTACCAAGTTCTTGA
- a CDS encoding ABC transporter ATP-binding protein, with the protein MLVCDQVTKRYGNQPRKAVDTLNFSIAAGQIFGFLGPNGAGKSTTIKMLTGLLKPDSGSISFMGYSLHSDPLAYKRLIGYVPDEPLFYERMSGYEHLSFIADLYGVGSAERKQRIDELGERLLLKHALNDEISSYSHGMKQKLSIISALLPSPKLLILDEPMVGLDPKAAFILKTLLGEFAESGNTVFFSTHVLEVAQQLCSRLGIIKEGRLLYNGTLQELQSRTQELDATLESLFLELTESEG; encoded by the coding sequence ATGTTGGTATGTGATCAAGTAACCAAACGCTATGGTAATCAACCAAGGAAAGCAGTCGATACACTGAATTTTTCCATTGCAGCTGGACAGATATTCGGGTTCCTTGGTCCCAACGGGGCTGGGAAAAGCACCACCATCAAGATGCTTACTGGTTTGCTCAAACCAGACTCCGGATCCATCAGTTTTATGGGATACTCCCTTCATTCTGATCCTCTTGCTTATAAGCGATTGATCGGATATGTCCCTGATGAACCGCTTTTTTATGAGAGGATGAGTGGGTATGAGCATCTCTCCTTCATTGCAGATCTCTATGGGGTTGGCAGTGCAGAACGCAAGCAAAGGATCGATGAGCTGGGGGAGCGTTTGTTGCTCAAGCATGCCCTGAACGATGAGATCTCTTCCTACAGCCACGGGATGAAACAGAAACTTTCTATCATATCAGCCCTGTTGCCTTCTCCTAAGTTACTTATACTCGATGAACCCATGGTTGGGCTGGACCCAAAAGCGGCTTTTATCCTGAAAACACTCCTGGGTGAGTTTGCTGAATCAGGGAATACCGTATTCTTTTCCACCCATGTATTGGAAGTTGCCCAGCAACTTTGTAGCAGACTGGGGATTATCAAGGAGGGGCGGTTGTTGTATAACGGAACCCTTCAGGAACTGCAATCGCGTACACAAGAGCTTGATGCAACCCTGGAATCGTTGTTCCTTGAGCTGACAGAGAGCGAGGGGTAA
- the metG gene encoding methionine--tRNA ligase yields the protein MKKRLVTSALPYVNNIPHLGNLTQVLSADVFARFCRLKGYETLYICGTDEYGTATETRALKEGVSPRELCDHYHAIHRDIYAWFNIDFDYFGRTSTEAQTEIVQDIFKRMDKAGYVSEHELEQLYCPKCERFLADRFVEGTCPHCHSEGARGDQCDSCQTLLDPIELIEPHCGVCGTTPIVKKTKHLYINLPKALPMLEAWMEKTSKDGFWANNAIQVTKSWIRDGLKERCITRDLKWGIPVPKPGYEGKVFYVWFDAPIGYVSISANATKDWKKWWFEPENTELFQFIGKDNIPFHTVIFPSCQLASGMDWTMLHHMSSTEYLNYEGGKFSKSLGIGIFGNDVQDTGIPADVWRFYMFYNRPEKSDVTFTWADFQEKVNGELIGNLSNLVNRTLTFVKRFYEDGALFSAPIDTELHTQIVEREKKIDSCMERAEERDALRQIISLSSLGNKAFQDGEPWKMRKEQPEKAMSLLKTLVYLIRDLAVMVQPFMPETSLKMLAFLGAEKTNWNDLGNWEGIQGIGEVSLLFTKLEDSLIEQLRTRFSGSQEEREQKKTKELEKDMDQKEDQVSLAEQFASRVILKVAKIINVERHPRGDKLYILTLDVQEEEPRTIVSSIVPYYKEEELQDQNIVLVSNLKPANFRGEKSYGMLLAASDPDAEEHSTCEVLFAPQFEVGSVLTPEGYAPVEEKLSYVKADHFFSMPIYTESGVVKIDGKPIGKDGVALTAKKYLNGPVG from the coding sequence ATGAAAAAGAGACTAGTAACTTCTGCGCTCCCGTATGTGAACAATATTCCGCATTTAGGTAACCTTACCCAGGTCCTGAGTGCTGATGTTTTTGCCCGTTTCTGTCGATTGAAAGGGTATGAGACACTCTATATATGTGGTACTGATGAATATGGTACGGCAACTGAGACACGTGCTCTCAAGGAGGGTGTGAGCCCGAGGGAGTTGTGTGACCACTATCATGCCATACACCGTGACATCTATGCGTGGTTCAATATTGATTTTGATTATTTCGGGAGGACAAGTACAGAAGCACAGACTGAAATTGTCCAGGATATCTTCAAGCGGATGGACAAGGCTGGGTATGTTAGTGAGCATGAGTTGGAGCAACTCTACTGCCCAAAGTGCGAGCGATTCCTTGCAGACCGTTTTGTTGAGGGAACCTGTCCTCACTGCCATTCAGAGGGTGCAAGAGGAGACCAGTGCGACAGTTGCCAGACCCTGCTTGATCCCATTGAGTTGATCGAGCCTCACTGTGGTGTCTGTGGTACCACCCCAATCGTCAAGAAAACCAAACACCTCTACATCAATCTGCCCAAAGCTCTTCCTATGCTGGAAGCTTGGATGGAGAAGACCAGTAAAGATGGTTTCTGGGCAAACAATGCCATACAGGTGACCAAGTCCTGGATTCGCGATGGTCTGAAAGAACGTTGCATTACCCGCGACCTGAAGTGGGGTATTCCTGTCCCCAAGCCGGGGTATGAAGGCAAGGTGTTCTATGTCTGGTTTGATGCTCCCATCGGGTATGTCTCCATATCAGCCAATGCTACCAAGGATTGGAAAAAATGGTGGTTCGAGCCAGAGAATACTGAACTGTTTCAGTTCATCGGGAAGGACAATATACCCTTCCACACCGTTATCTTCCCCTCCTGCCAGCTGGCAAGTGGGATGGATTGGACCATGCTTCATCATATGAGCAGTACTGAATACCTTAATTACGAGGGTGGAAAGTTCAGCAAGAGCCTCGGGATCGGCATATTTGGGAACGATGTCCAGGATACGGGAATCCCTGCTGATGTGTGGCGGTTCTACATGTTCTACAACCGACCGGAGAAAAGTGATGTTACCTTCACCTGGGCTGATTTCCAGGAGAAAGTCAATGGGGAGCTTATCGGAAACCTTTCCAACCTTGTTAACCGGACGCTTACATTTGTGAAACGGTTCTATGAAGACGGAGCCCTTTTTTCAGCACCCATCGATACTGAATTGCATACCCAGATTGTAGAGCGTGAGAAAAAAATCGATTCATGTATGGAGCGTGCTGAGGAGCGCGATGCACTCAGGCAGATCATCAGCCTCTCCTCTCTAGGAAATAAGGCATTCCAGGATGGCGAACCTTGGAAGATGCGCAAGGAGCAACCAGAGAAAGCGATGAGTCTGCTCAAGACCCTCGTCTATCTGATTCGTGACCTGGCGGTGATGGTCCAACCGTTCATGCCGGAGACTTCACTGAAAATGCTTGCCTTCCTTGGTGCGGAGAAGACCAACTGGAATGACCTCGGAAACTGGGAAGGGATTCAGGGTATTGGCGAAGTTTCCCTACTTTTCACCAAGCTTGAGGATTCGCTGATTGAGCAGCTGCGTACTCGGTTCAGCGGCTCCCAGGAAGAGAGAGAACAGAAGAAAACCAAAGAATTGGAGAAAGATATGGATCAGAAAGAGGACCAGGTAAGCCTGGCTGAACAGTTTGCGAGTCGAGTGATTCTCAAGGTTGCAAAGATTATCAATGTGGAGAGACACCCCCGTGGTGATAAACTCTATATACTTACCCTTGATGTACAGGAAGAGGAACCGAGGACCATTGTCAGTTCCATCGTGCCTTATTACAAGGAGGAGGAGTTGCAGGACCAGAACATTGTACTGGTAAGCAATCTCAAACCGGCAAATTTCCGTGGAGAGAAAAGCTACGGGATGTTGCTTGCAGCCAGTGATCCCGATGCTGAGGAACACTCCACCTGTGAAGTACTCTTCGCACCTCAGTTTGAAGTGGGAAGTGTGCTTACCCCAGAGGGATATGCCCCTGTTGAGGAAAAACTATCATATGTGAAGGCTGATCACTTCTTCTCCATGCCGATCTATACTGAGTCTGGTGTGGTGAAGATTGATGGGAAACCGATTGGAAAAGATGGGGTAGCCTTGACAGCAAAAAAATACTTGAATGGCCCGGTAGGTTGA
- the ssb gene encoding single-stranded DNA-binding protein: MANDLNVVALVGRLTRDSELRYSNGGMAICRFSIAVNRRKRSGDNKWEDEANFFDCSMFGKSAESLNQYLEKGRQVSIIGELRQNRWEQDGQSRSRVEIAVNSLQLLSSPGSTDGRNTSRQGEQPQTRNQGSYGSRPAPQAPASPLDIGGPEQFDDDQIPF, translated from the coding sequence ATGGCAAATGACCTGAATGTAGTCGCATTGGTGGGCCGTCTTACCAGAGATAGCGAGCTTCGCTATTCAAATGGTGGTATGGCAATCTGTCGTTTTTCCATAGCAGTCAACCGGAGAAAGAGGTCGGGTGACAATAAATGGGAGGACGAAGCCAACTTTTTCGACTGCTCGATGTTTGGCAAGAGTGCCGAATCCCTCAACCAATATCTGGAGAAGGGAAGGCAGGTTTCCATTATCGGTGAGCTTAGGCAGAACCGATGGGAACAGGACGGCCAAAGTCGGAGTCGGGTTGAGATTGCCGTGAATTCGTTGCAGCTCCTCTCGAGTCCCGGTTCTACAGATGGTAGAAACACCTCTCGTCAGGGTGAACAACCACAGACGAGAAACCAGGGGTCATACGGTTCACGACCTGCTCCCCAGGCTCCCGCCTCTCCCTTGGATATCGGCGGTCCTGAGCAGTTTGACGATGACCAGATCCCATTCTAA
- a CDS encoding Mur ligase family protein — MKVLIFGLGMHGGGFAAASYFLDHGDEVRITDLKGTSDLGYEMEDLNQRGALCISGPHRAEDFLWADIVVKNPAIPPNHSMLRYARMVVNDFAWLFSSPWCEQVKIIGITGTKGKTTTSAAVAHVLQEYGYEAMQCGNMGISGFSILREWERRNEQGRALPEFLVCEFSSWQIRDTVQAMHGQLPMMELCALTNFYPDHLNSYESIERYLEDKLQLFTRNIKMAVIPDVMLDRIRTQTHLDKRHIRGIDRASAKVLEEQPHLRSAYAILLALGFKYKSILKALQSFQGVPHRIEQLGMFGNILFVNDSAATIPEAVHFSYAKFRTMAVHLICGGTDKNLKAEGMLEELQHASSISLLDGSFTRGKLIPLLEKYHIPYFGPFKSMGDALQQSYEMARVKELELPNLVQAILLSPGSASFELFANEFDRGNQFKNLVGLLLGS, encoded by the coding sequence ATGAAGGTACTTATCTTCGGCCTTGGAATGCATGGAGGCGGTTTCGCAGCAGCCTCGTATTTCCTAGACCATGGAGATGAAGTCAGAATTACAGATCTGAAAGGAACCAGTGATCTCGGTTATGAGATGGAAGATCTCAACCAACGAGGGGCATTGTGCATCTCCGGGCCACATCGGGCAGAAGATTTTCTGTGGGCTGACATTGTGGTCAAGAACCCGGCCATCCCTCCCAACCACTCCATGCTTAGGTATGCTCGCATGGTAGTCAACGATTTTGCCTGGCTGTTCAGCTCCCCTTGGTGCGAACAGGTCAAGATCATAGGCATCACAGGAACCAAAGGAAAAACCACAACCAGCGCAGCGGTTGCCCATGTCCTGCAGGAATATGGGTACGAGGCAATGCAGTGTGGGAATATGGGGATCAGCGGATTCAGTATTCTCAGAGAGTGGGAAAGACGGAATGAGCAAGGAAGAGCGCTTCCCGAGTTCCTTGTGTGTGAATTCTCATCTTGGCAAATTCGGGACACGGTACAGGCTATGCACGGACAGCTACCAATGATGGAGCTCTGTGCTCTTACCAACTTCTATCCTGATCATCTGAACTCTTATGAATCCATAGAGCGCTATCTTGAGGATAAACTGCAATTATTTACCAGAAACATCAAGATGGCGGTCATCCCTGATGTGATGCTGGACAGGATAAGAACCCAAACCCATCTGGATAAACGACATATCCGTGGAATTGACAGAGCAAGCGCTAAGGTACTTGAGGAACAACCGCATCTCAGGAGTGCCTATGCCATTCTGCTTGCATTGGGTTTCAAGTATAAAAGCATCCTCAAGGCGCTGCAGAGTTTCCAAGGAGTTCCTCACCGAATCGAACAATTGGGCATGTTTGGCAACATCCTATTTGTCAATGACAGTGCAGCAACAATTCCTGAGGCAGTGCACTTCTCCTATGCAAAGTTCCGTACCATGGCTGTACACCTCATCTGCGGTGGTACAGACAAAAATCTCAAAGCTGAAGGAATGCTTGAGGAACTACAGCATGCAAGCAGTATCTCCCTGCTGGATGGCAGCTTCACCAGAGGTAAGCTTATTCCTCTGCTTGAGAAGTACCACATCCCATATTTTGGTCCCTTCAAGTCCATGGGAGATGCCTTGCAGCAGAGTTATGAGATGGCTCGTGTGAAGGAACTGGAGTTGCCGAATCTGGTACAGGCAATCCTTCTCTCGCCTGGAAGTGCTTCCTTTGAACTGTTCGCCAACGAGTTTGACCGCGGAAATCAGTTCAAGAACTTGGTAGGGCTTCTGCTTGGCTCTTGA
- the rpsF gene encoding 30S ribosomal protein S6: protein MRNYEFTVIFNANEDNTQAGLEFVTSTFAAADVEITKQDDMGVKYLAYDIKKQEKGHYVYFEMKADPSSILGFEQKFLLNPNILKFLFVNPEK from the coding sequence ATGAGAAATTATGAGTTCACTGTTATTTTCAATGCAAACGAAGATAACACACAGGCTGGTTTGGAATTCGTGACCAGCACATTTGCAGCTGCTGACGTAGAAATTACCAAGCAGGATGACATGGGCGTAAAATACTTGGCCTATGATATCAAGAAGCAGGAAAAGGGACACTATGTCTACTTCGAAATGAAGGCAGATCCCAGTAGCATCCTTGGCTTCGAGCAAAAGTTCTTGTTGAACCCGAACATCTTGAAGTTCTTGTTCGTAAACCCTGAGAAGTAA
- a CDS encoding HAD family hydrolase, translating to MREKSLTIFDFDGTLYPINSYDSEQLLILSAAKERGVLFKKRGKHFIEQDLKGVFDDTSFHHRYEKLVKRATPAMIDEVAELLVSHIGEREKDALLELSHISDLGILTCGTENIAQAFLQKLGMEDSFSFIRGKRLVRNEEDIFHLLVDIAGPGDKALAVDSLREDYQTIIAIGDGPTDIPMLEAADYGMIVAWSRQNRQYPFDTFPSLESAVLHSIDYLESNTRALERARR from the coding sequence ATGAGAGAGAAAAGCCTAACCATCTTCGACTTTGACGGAACCCTCTACCCGATCAACTCCTATGACAGCGAACAGCTGCTGATTCTTTCTGCGGCGAAGGAGAGAGGGGTCCTGTTCAAGAAACGGGGCAAGCACTTCATCGAACAAGACCTGAAGGGAGTGTTTGACGATACATCTTTCCACCACCGCTATGAAAAGCTGGTTAAAAGAGCTACCCCAGCCATGATAGATGAAGTAGCAGAACTCCTTGTCTCCCACATCGGGGAAAGGGAGAAAGATGCACTTCTCGAACTTTCTCACATCAGTGACCTGGGTATTCTTACCTGCGGTACGGAAAATATTGCACAGGCCTTTCTTCAGAAGCTCGGAATGGAAGACTCATTCTCGTTTATTCGTGGGAAAAGACTCGTCAGAAATGAGGAAGACATCTTCCACTTGTTGGTCGATATTGCTGGACCGGGTGACAAAGCTCTGGCAGTAGACTCACTCAGAGAAGACTATCAGACCATTATCGCCATCGGTGATGGCCCCACCGATATACCCATGCTTGAGGCAGCAGACTATGGGATGATTGTTGCTTGGAGCAGGCAGAACCGGCAGTATCCCTTTGACACCTTCCCTTCCCTGGAGTCAGCAGTATTGCACTCCATCGATTACTTGGAAAGCAATACACGGGCCCTCGAGAGAGCAAGGCGATAG
- the hflK gene encoding FtsH protease activity modulator HflK, with translation MDTMQQPPRPARKVKNISPKLVIWIIVAVVLIMLVLSSFFVVDQTEQAVVLRLGKYNRTVGPGLQTKIPLGIETSYNVPTQVVQTMTFGYRSNSSTSPLFGNSDYTTESLMLTGDLNIIDVQWIIQYKIENPVNWMFKVESRETTLRDISQSVMNKLVGDLPILSVMTSERTRIEIEAQENMQKIFDAYELGVRVVTVKLQNIVPPVGEVQDAFEDVNKAIQDMNRLINEGKQNYNKVIPSARGEANKLIQQAQGYAAERVNQAEGDVARFNSVREVYEQSQTITRTRLYIETMEAVINPTESGSVTLVDKNLSNFLPVQMVEGGTK, from the coding sequence ATGGATACCATGCAGCAACCACCGAGGCCTGCGCGCAAAGTAAAGAACATCAGCCCCAAGCTGGTGATCTGGATTATTGTCGCCGTCGTCCTCATCATGCTGGTTCTTAGCAGTTTCTTTGTTGTCGACCAAACCGAACAAGCGGTTGTCCTGCGCTTAGGAAAATACAACCGAACAGTAGGCCCTGGATTGCAGACCAAGATCCCACTAGGAATCGAGACCAGTTACAATGTCCCAACTCAAGTCGTTCAGACGATGACATTCGGATATCGCTCAAACAGTTCTACTTCCCCACTATTTGGAAACAGCGACTACACCACTGAATCACTCATGCTGACAGGCGACCTGAACATCATCGATGTACAGTGGATCATTCAATACAAGATTGAAAACCCTGTGAACTGGATGTTCAAGGTCGAGTCCAGGGAAACAACACTGCGAGATATCAGCCAGAGTGTCATGAACAAGCTGGTGGGCGATCTTCCCATCCTCTCTGTCATGACCAGTGAACGTACCCGAATTGAGATTGAAGCACAGGAAAATATGCAGAAAATCTTTGATGCCTACGAATTAGGAGTACGTGTTGTAACCGTCAAGCTACAGAACATTGTACCACCGGTCGGAGAAGTTCAGGATGCTTTTGAGGATGTCAACAAGGCAATCCAGGATATGAACCGCTTGATCAACGAAGGAAAGCAGAACTACAACAAGGTTATTCCTTCTGCCCGAGGTGAGGCAAACAAGCTCATCCAGCAAGCGCAAGGATATGCAGCTGAACGTGTAAACCAAGCTGAAGGTGACGTGGCACGATTCAACAGCGTCCGAGAGGTCTATGAACAGTCACAGACCATTACTCGAACTCGATTGTACATAGAGACAATGGAGGCAGTCATCAATCCCACCGAAAGTGGATCGGTTACCCTGGTTGACAAGAACCTGAGTAACTTCCTTCCGGTGCAGATGGTTGAAGGGGGTACAAAATGA
- a CDS encoding argininosuccinate synthase, producing MDKEKIILAYSGGLDTSVILKWLANKGFDVIAYVANVGQNEDFAAIEKKALATGASKVYVEDLREELVTEYIFPALQANTIYEGTYMLGTSLARPIIAKRQIEIARKEGTVYVSHGATGKGNDQVRFEFGYYMHMPEVKIISPWKDPEWLSQFEGRSDMIAYAKKYDIPVKASTKKPYSEDENLIHISHEAGILEDPSLRADDDVYSLTLSPKEAKDEETLLTFTFEDGIPVSVKNENDQTVITDPLQMILYLNKMGHDNAIGRVDMVENRYIGIKSRGVYETPGCEILWKAHHNLEGITMDKEAMHLRDSLMPKYSELIYNGYWGAPEFEMLRSAFTVSQKHVTGTSKVVLYKGNVIFAGVESPFSLYDEEMGSMDKAGGYEPVDCKGFININAIRLIASSKRG from the coding sequence ATGGATAAGGAAAAAATCATTCTGGCATACAGTGGAGGACTCGATACCTCAGTAATCCTGAAATGGCTTGCCAATAAAGGCTTTGATGTTATCGCCTATGTAGCAAATGTCGGGCAGAACGAGGATTTTGCAGCTATTGAAAAGAAGGCATTGGCAACTGGCGCTTCAAAAGTATACGTGGAAGACCTCAGAGAGGAATTGGTCACTGAATACATCTTCCCCGCCCTCCAGGCCAATACAATCTATGAAGGTACCTACATGCTGGGAACCTCCCTAGCCCGCCCGATCATCGCAAAACGCCAGATTGAAATTGCCCGCAAGGAAGGAACTGTCTATGTTTCCCATGGAGCTACCGGTAAGGGAAATGATCAGGTCCGCTTTGAGTTCGGTTACTACATGCATATGCCTGAAGTGAAGATCATCAGTCCCTGGAAAGATCCCGAATGGCTCAGTCAGTTCGAGGGAAGAAGCGATATGATCGCCTATGCAAAGAAGTATGATATCCCCGTCAAGGCATCCACCAAGAAGCCATACAGCGAAGACGAGAATCTCATCCACATCAGTCACGAGGCTGGTATCCTGGAAGACCCTTCGCTTCGCGCTGATGATGATGTGTACAGCCTTACCCTCAGCCCGAAGGAAGCCAAGGATGAGGAAACATTGCTCACCTTCACCTTCGAGGACGGTATCCCAGTCTCTGTGAAGAATGAGAACGACCAAACGGTAATCACTGATCCATTGCAGATGATCCTGTATCTCAACAAGATGGGTCATGACAACGCTATTGGCCGGGTGGATATGGTAGAGAACCGCTATATCGGAATCAAGAGTCGCGGCGTCTACGAGACCCCGGGTTGCGAAATTCTCTGGAAGGCTCATCATAATCTTGAGGGAATCACCATGGACAAGGAAGCAATGCATCTGAGGGACAGCCTCATGCCCAAGTATTCCGAATTGATCTACAATGGTTACTGGGGTGCTCCTGAGTTTGAGATGCTTCGCTCTGCCTTCACTGTAAGTCAGAAGCATGTCACAGGTACCAGCAAGGTCGTACTGTACAAGGGTAATGTCATCTTCGCTGGCGTGGAAAGCCCATTCTCCCTCTATGACGAGGAGATGGGAAGCATGGACAAGGCTGGTGGATATGAGCCGGTTGATTGCAAGGGATTCATCAATATCAATGCAATCCGCTTGATCGCCAGTTCCAAACGCGGTTAA